From Nitrospiria bacterium:
GCCGGGCTGAAAGGCTACGTCTTCATCCCCAGCGATCTGGAAGCCGCCAAGATCCTGGGCAATCTGATTTACAAGCCGAGGGTCGTCGCCGTGGAAGGCAATTACGATGACGTCAACCGCCTCTGCAGCGAGATCGCCTCCGAATACGCCTGGGCTTTCGTGAACATCAACATCCGGCCGTACTATGCGGAGGGATCCAAGACCCTCGCCTACGAAACGGTCGAACAGCTCGGATGGCGCAGCCCGGACCATGTGGTCGTCCCCATCGCCTCCGGGTCGTTGCTGACCAAGATCTGGAAAGGGCTGAAGGAGTTCGAGCAGCTGGGACTGATCCCGGCGGTCAAGACGCGGGTCAACGGCGCCCAGGCGGAGGGCTGCTCGCCCGTGGCCGAGGCCTTCAAGGCCAAACGGGACTTCATCAAGCCGGTGAAGCCGCAGACCATCGCCAAGTCGTTGGCGATCGGAAACCCGGCCGACGGTTATTACGCCCTCAAGACCGCGAAGGAGACCGGCGGATCCATCGAGACAGCCACCGACCCGGAAATCGTCCAGGGGATCACCCTCTTGGCCGAGACCGAAGGCATCTTTGCCGAAACCGCCGGCGGGGTGACCGTAGCGGTCTTGAAGAAATTGGTGGAGCAGGGCGTGATCCGCAAAGGGGACCTGACGGTGGCCTACATCACCGGGCACGGGTTAAAGACCCAGGAAGCGGTCCTGCAGGCCGTGGGCGCGCCGGTGCGGATCCAGCCCAGCCTCGCCAGCTTTGAGGAAACCTTTCAGAACATCAAACGGAGGAACGCGTAATGTCGGTGAAGGTTCGAATTCCCACGCCGCTGAGGTCGCTCACCGCCGGACAAAGCGTGGTGGAGGTGGCCGGAAAAGACATCGGAGAGGTGATCGAGCGCCTTGAAAAACAATACCCCGGCATCAAGACCCGCATTTGCGACGAAGAGAATCAGATCCGGCGCTTCGTCAATATCTACGTGAACGAGGAGGACATCCGGTTCAAACAGGGACAGGCGACCCTTCTGCGCGAAGGGGATGAAGTCTCGATCATCCCGGCGATCGCGGGCGGCGCCGGGGGGGAGGGCGGACGATGGCCAGCCTGAAGGTTCATATCACGTTTCCGGAAAACAAGATCAAGGAGCCGATCATCTACCAGATCGGCCAGAAGTACCAGGTGATCACGAATGTCCGGCGGGCCGACGTCACGGAAAAAACGGGATGGGTGGACCTGGAGCTGACCGGCGACCCGAAAGAGATCGAGCGGGCCGTGGAAGGCCTGAAAAAAATGGGCGTCAAGGTGGACCCCATCGAACGCAATATTATCGAATGAACTAGATACTCAGCGCGCAAAGCGCGCGAGAGGGGGAGGCTCCATTCGGCTTTGCCAATGGAGGGGGCGACGTGAGCCTCCATAAAAAGGACGGACCATGGACTTCACCGAAGAGCAGATACAGCGTTACAGCCGTCATATTATTTTAAAAGAGGTCGGGGGAAAGGGGCAGCAGAAAATCGCCAAATCCAAGGTCCTCTGCATCGGGGCCGGCGGTCTCGGATCGCCCGCCGCGCTGTACCTGGCCGCCGCCGGCGTCGGGACGCTCGGCATCGTGGACGCCGACACGGTGGATCTGTCCAACCTTCATCGGCAGGTGATCCATACCACCGCCCGCCTGAACACGCCCAAGGTCGAATCGGCCCGGGCGACGATCGCCGCGATGAACCCGGACGTCAAGGTCCGGACCTATCCCGTGCGCCTGACGTCCGAAAACGTCATGGAGATCCTCCGCGATTACGACGTCGTGCTGGACGGCTCCGACAATTTTCCGACGCGCTTTCTGATGAACGACGCCTGCTTTTTCACGAAGAAGACCCTGGTCTCGGCCAGCATCTTCCGGTTTGACGGCCAACTCACGACGATCAAGGCCCATGCCGGTTATCCCTGCTACCGCTGCCTCTACCACGAGCCGCCTCCGGCCGGACTGGTTCCGAGCTGCCAGGAAGCCGGCGTGCTGGGCGTGCTGGCCGGAACGGTGGGCGTTCTCCAGGCGACGGAGGCCTTGAAGGAAATTCTGGGTATCGGACGGCCCCTCTACGATCGACTGATGATCTACGACGCCCTGGAAATGACCTTCCGCGAGGTCAAGATCCACAAGGACCCGAACTGCCCGCTCTGCGGAAAGTCGCCCAGGATCACGACGCTCCTGGATTACGAGCAGTCCTGTACCCTCTGATCCTCCCGACCCCATGCTGAACATTCCGAAAGCGATCTACGACCAGATGCTGGTCCAGGCCCGGGCCGAGGCGCCGAACGAATGCTGCGGCCTGCTGGCCGGGCGCGACGGGACCGTCGACCGGATTTTTCCCATGACCAATATCGAGCGGTCGCCGGTCCGCTACCTGATCGATCCCAAGGAACAGTTCGCGGCCTTCAAGGATATGCGGGCCAAAGAGACCGAGCTGCTGGCGATCTATCATTCCCATCCGCAGACGGAGGCCTACCCGTCGGCCACCGACGTCCGGCTGGCCTATTATCCCGATGCGGTTTACATCGTCATCTCGCTTCGCGACCGCGGCCGTCCCGTCGTGAACGCCTACCGGATCGTCGACGACACGATCACGCCGGAGGAGTGGAAGGTCGATGGACCGACGCATCCCGCATGACCTCCGCCGGGGGCTGAGCCGGCTCTGGCGCGGCCGCGGCCGGATCGCGGCCTTCGGCCTCCCGATCCTCGGGGCGGCCTTCGCGATCTATCTCGCCGCGCTGTACGTCATCGTCACCCACCGCTTCGAAGGACAGCGCTGGCGGCTGCCCTCCAAGGTCTATTCCGACTCCTTCATTCTCTATCCCGGACAGGACATCAACGGAATCCGGCTTCGGGACCGCCTGCGGCGGCTGGACTATCGCCCGGTCGCGGTTGCCCCCGAGCACGCCGGCGAATTCCGTCTCGAACCGGATTCCCTCACGCTCTACCTCCACGATTTCGAATACCCGGATCATCTTTTCAAGGGTCTTCCGGTCCGGCTGGATCTTGAAAACGGCCGGATCGCCGCCATCCGGGAAATGCCGTCCGAAAACCGGCTGGCCCTCGTCGAGCTCGAGCCCGAGCTGATCGCGGCTTTTTACGATCAGGCATGGGAAGAACGCGACCTCGTCCGCCTCGACCAGGTCCCGCCGCGCCTGATCGACGCCGTCCTCGCGGCCGAGGACCGTCGCTTTTATCAACACGGCGGGATCGATCCCCGGAGCCTGCTCCGCGCGGCCTGGGTGAACCTCCGGGAACGCGCGATCGTCCAGGGCGGCAGCACGCTGACGCAGCAGCTCGTCAAGAATTTTTATCTCAATCAGGAGCGCACGCTCAACCGGAAACTGAACGAGATCTTCATGGCGATCCTGCTCGACCTGCGCTACCCCAAGAATGAAATCCTCGAGGCCTACCTGAACGAGATCTATTTCGCGCAGAGCGGAACGATGGGGGTCTACGGCATCGGCCAGGCTTCCCGGTTCTATTTCGGGAAGCGGCCCCAGGAACTCACCCTCGGGGAGTCGGCCCTTCTGGCCGGGATGATCAAATCGCCGAACATCTATTCGCCCTTTCACAACCCGAAGCGGGCCGCGGCCCGGAAGGCCTACGTGCTCGACCGGATGCTCGCGCTGAACAAGATCGGCCGGGAGGAATACGTGAGCGCCCTCAACGAGCCGATTCCGACCGGCCGGCCGGCGCTTCAGGAACGCTTCGCCCCCTACTTCGTCGACTTCGTCCGCCAGCAGCTCGCGGATCATTACGCGCCCGACGTCCTGACCTCGGAAGGTCTCCGGATTTTCACCACGCTGGACACGCAGCAGCAGCGGGCGGCCGAAACCGTCCTTTCGAAGGGCTTGGGCGGGCTCGAGGCGGCCTATCCCCATCTCCGTCGCGGCGACCCGAGGGCGAAGCTTCAGGGGGTCCTGATCGCCGTCCAGCCCCAGACCGGCCGGATCAAGGCGATGGTGGGCGGGCGGGACTACGCCGTCAGCCAGTTCAACCGGGCCGTCCAGGCGC
This genomic window contains:
- the thrC gene encoding threonine synthase; this translates as MAKIKGLQCRECKKEYPAEPLHVCEFCFGPLEVNYNYDEIRTMISRETILKGPKSLWRYAALLPVEGPPTVGLHGGLTPMVKAHNLARVLGLEALYLKNDTVNHPTLSFKDRVVAVALTRAKELGFDTVACASTGNLANSVSAHAAQAGLKGYVFIPSDLEAAKILGNLIYKPRVVAVEGNYDDVNRLCSEIASEYAWAFVNINIRPYYAEGSKTLAYETVEQLGWRSPDHVVVPIASGSLLTKIWKGLKEFEQLGLIPAVKTRVNGAQAEGCSPVAEAFKAKRDFIKPVKPQTIAKSLAIGNPADGYYALKTAKETGGSIETATDPEIVQGITLLAETEGIFAETAGGVTVAVLKKLVEQGVIRKGDLTVAYITGHGLKTQEAVLQAVGAPVRIQPSLASFEETFQNIKRRNA
- a CDS encoding MoaD/ThiS family protein, with amino-acid sequence MSVKVRIPTPLRSLTAGQSVVEVAGKDIGEVIERLEKQYPGIKTRICDEENQIRRFVNIYVNEEDIRFKQGQATLLREGDEVSIIPAIAGGAGGEGGRWPA
- a CDS encoding NIL domain-containing protein, encoding MASLKVHITFPENKIKEPIIYQIGQKYQVITNVRRADVTEKTGWVDLELTGDPKEIERAVEGLKKMGVKVDPIERNIIE
- the moeB gene encoding molybdopterin-synthase adenylyltransferase MoeB: MDFTEEQIQRYSRHIILKEVGGKGQQKIAKSKVLCIGAGGLGSPAALYLAAAGVGTLGIVDADTVDLSNLHRQVIHTTARLNTPKVESARATIAAMNPDVKVRTYPVRLTSENVMEILRDYDVVLDGSDNFPTRFLMNDACFFTKKTLVSASIFRFDGQLTTIKAHAGYPCYRCLYHEPPPAGLVPSCQEAGVLGVLAGTVGVLQATEALKEILGIGRPLYDRLMIYDALEMTFREVKIHKDPNCPLCGKSPRITTLLDYEQSCTL
- a CDS encoding M67 family metallopeptidase, which codes for MLNIPKAIYDQMLVQARAEAPNECCGLLAGRDGTVDRIFPMTNIERSPVRYLIDPKEQFAAFKDMRAKETELLAIYHSHPQTEAYPSATDVRLAYYPDAVYIVISLRDRGRPVVNAYRIVDDTITPEEWKVDGPTHPA
- a CDS encoding PBP1A family penicillin-binding protein, whose product is MDRRIPHDLRRGLSRLWRGRGRIAAFGLPILGAAFAIYLAALYVIVTHRFEGQRWRLPSKVYSDSFILYPGQDINGIRLRDRLRRLDYRPVAVAPEHAGEFRLEPDSLTLYLHDFEYPDHLFKGLPVRLDLENGRIAAIREMPSENRLALVELEPELIAAFYDQAWEERDLVRLDQVPPRLIDAVLAAEDRRFYQHGGIDPRSLLRAAWVNLRERAIVQGGSTLTQQLVKNFYLNQERTLNRKLNEIFMAILLDLRYPKNEILEAYLNEIYFAQSGTMGVYGIGQASRFYFGKRPQELTLGESALLAGMIKSPNIYSPFHNPKRAAARKAYVLDRMLALNKIGREEYVSALNEPIPTGRPALQERFAPYFVDFVRQQLADHYAPDVLTSEGLRIFTTLDTQQQRAAETVLSKGLGGLEAAYPHLRRGDPRAKLQGVLIAVQPQTGRIKAMVGGRDYAVSQFNRAVQARRQPGSLFKPFVYAAALSQAVTPDGSPYTAATRIEDAPVTLSSPDGVWSPQNYDKIFHGTVTLRTALENSLNAATVRLADTIGTERVIAMAQAMGIRSPLKNLPSLALGTSEVVPLEIAIAYGTIANGGIRVEPIAVKEVVSADGRVLERRSLEMTPALTPQQAYLLTTLLEGVVERGTARGVVSRGFTRPAAGKTGTTSNDKDAWFLGFTPDLLGLVWVGFDAGPAGESSPADLRLPGSQAALPIWTDFMKQATAGQPVSRFAVPPGIVFEMIDPASGLISGRDCPDGVREAFIQGTEPRLRCGESDGLPKKIYRWFKQLISSR